In Nocardioides daphniae, the DNA window TGCTGTACGCCGGTGAGCTCGGCGCCCTGGCCCAGCCCGTCGCCGACGCGCTCTCGGAGCACTACGACGTCCTGGCCCTGGGCCTGCCCGACGGCGAGCAGGCGAAGACCGCCTCGGTGGCGAACGACTGCTGGGAGGCGCTGGGCGCCGCCGGCTTCACCCGCTCCGACGCGGTCGTCACGCTGGGCGGGGGAGCGACCACCGACCTGGGTGGCTTCGTGGCTGCCTCGTGGCTGCGCGGCGTCCGGGTCGTGCACGTCCCGACCACGGTGCTCGCCATGGTCGACGCCGCCGTCGGCGGCAAGACCGGGATCAACACCGGCGCCGGCAAGAACCTGGTCGGCGCCTTCCACGAGCCGGCCGGCGTGCTGTGCGACCTGGCCCTGCTGGAGACGCTGCCGCGCGACGAGCTGGTGGCCGGCCTCGGTGAGGTCGTGAAGTGCGGCTTCATCGCCGACCCAGAGATCCTGGCCATCGTGGAGTCGACCGAGCCCGAGGCGCTCACGCCGCGCTCTCCCGAGCTCCGCGAGCTCGTGGAGCGCGCGATCCGGGTCAAGATCGACGTCGTGGTCGACGACCTCAAGGAGACCGGCGGCCAGGACGGCACACCGGGCCGCGAGGTCCTGAACTACGGCCACACCATGGCCCACGCCATCGAGCGTGCGACCGACTACCGGGTCCGCCACGGCGAGGCCGTGGCCATCGGCTGCGTCTTCGTGGCGGAGCTGACCCGACTCGCCCAAGGGCTGGAAGACGCGCTCGTCGAGCGGCACGCCAGCGCCTTCAGCCGGGTCGGACTGCCGGTTGGCTTCGCGGGTGCGACCTTCGACGAGCTGCGAGAGGCGATGGCCGTCGACAAGAAGACCCGCGGCTCCCAGCTGCGCTTCCTGGTGCTTGAGGAGCTCGCCGTGCCGCGGGTGCTCGCCGGACCGTCGGAGGAGCACCTGAAGGCCGCGTACGAGGCGATGGTGGCGCGCGCATGAGCATGTCCGTCCTCGTCCTCAACGGTCCCAACCTCGGACGGCTCGGCCGGCGTCAGCCCGAGATCTACGGGACGACCACGCACGCCGAGCTCGCAGCGCAGTGCATGGCGTGGGGCCATGAGCTGGGCCTGCGGGTCGAGGTGCGCCAGACCAACCACGAGGGCGAGCTGCTGGACTGGCTCAACGCGGCGGCTGACGAGGGCACCCCCGTGGTCCTGAACGCGGGCGCGTGGACGCACTACTCGTTGGCGTTGTACGACGCCTGCGCCCAGCTCGAGGCCCCGCTGGTGGAGGTGCACATCTCCGACCCGAAGGCACGACCCGAGGTCTTCCGGCACACGTCGTACGTCGAGCCGCACGCCGCCGCGACCTTCGCCGGCCACGGCGTGGAGGGCTACCGGATGGCCCTCGAGCACGTGGCCGCGAACAGCGCCGACCACACCGGTGAGTCCGGCGACCAGCCCCACCCCTGAGGCCCGTTGGGGCACCGGTTTTCCGGTGCGCGGGGCACGCCACTAGAATCGCCAGTCGGCCCTGCACCCGAGACGAAGGCGGAACACCGCTCATGGCAAGCACCAATGACCTCAAGAACGGCATGGTTCTCAACCTGGAGGGCCAGCTCTGGGCCGTGGTGGAGTTCCAGCACGTCAAGCCGGGCAAGGGTCCCGCGTTCGTCCGCACCAAGCTGAAGAACGTCGAGTCGGGCAAGACCGTCGACAAGACCTTCAACGCCGGCACCAAGGTCGAGACGGCCAACGTCGACAAGCGCACCATGCAGTACCTCTACAACGACGGCAACTCCTACGTCTTCATGGACGTGCAGACCTACGACCAGATCGAGGTCTCCCCGGAGTCGGTCGGCGACGCCAAGAACTTCCTCCTGGAGAACCAGGAGGCGATCATCGCCACCAACGAGGGCCGCGTCCTCTACGTCGAGCTCCCCGCCTCGGTCGAGCTGCTGATCGCCGAGACCGAGCCGGGCCTGCAGGGCGACCGCTCGACCGGCGGCACCAAGCCCGCGACCCTGGAGACGGGTCACGTCATCCAGGTTCCCCTCTTCCTGACCACCGGCGAGAAGGTCAAGGTCGACACGCGCGACTCGTCCTACCTCGGCCGCGTCAAGAACTGACGGACCGGCAGGCTCTCGACTCCATGGCTGCCCGCAGCAAGGCCCGCAAGCGCGCCCTCGACATCCTCTTCGCCTCCGAGCTCCGCTCCCAGGACCCGGTGGAGGCCCTGGAGGGGGCCGTCGCCGACGGTGAGGGGCCGACCAACGCCTACACCGGCGAGCTGGTGCGGGGGGTGCAGTCGCACCGACGCAGGATCGACGAGGTGCTCGGGCAGTACGCCCAGGGGTGGACCCTCGACCGCATGCCGGCGGTGGACCGCAACGTCCTCCGCATCGGTGTCTACGAGCTGCTCTACTCCGAGGACGTGCCCGGGGCCGTCGCCGTCAGCGAGGCGCTCGCGCTGGTACGTGACCTCTCGACCGACGAGTCGCCCACCTTCGTCAACGGCGTGCTGGGCGCCGTGATGCGCGACAAGGCCGACCTGGTCTGACTGACGTGCGAGAGCCCCGACGAGCGGGCCACGGCCCTCGTTGGGGCTCTGTCGTCCTACCGGTCAGCCCTTGAGC includes these proteins:
- a CDS encoding type II 3-dehydroquinate dehydratase produces the protein MSMSVLVLNGPNLGRLGRRQPEIYGTTTHAELAAQCMAWGHELGLRVEVRQTNHEGELLDWLNAAADEGTPVVLNAGAWTHYSLALYDACAQLEAPLVEVHISDPKARPEVFRHTSYVEPHAAATFAGHGVEGYRMALEHVAANSADHTGESGDQPHP
- the nusB gene encoding transcription antitermination factor NusB — protein: MAARSKARKRALDILFASELRSQDPVEALEGAVADGEGPTNAYTGELVRGVQSHRRRIDEVLGQYAQGWTLDRMPAVDRNVLRIGVYELLYSEDVPGAVAVSEALALVRDLSTDESPTFVNGVLGAVMRDKADLV
- the efp gene encoding elongation factor P; the encoded protein is MASTNDLKNGMVLNLEGQLWAVVEFQHVKPGKGPAFVRTKLKNVESGKTVDKTFNAGTKVETANVDKRTMQYLYNDGNSYVFMDVQTYDQIEVSPESVGDAKNFLLENQEAIIATNEGRVLYVELPASVELLIAETEPGLQGDRSTGGTKPATLETGHVIQVPLFLTTGEKVKVDTRDSSYLGRVKN
- the aroB gene encoding 3-dehydroquinate synthase, producing the protein MTIGAPHDVSTLHVGGANPYDVVVGRDLSSMVPGVLGDSVQRVALLYAGELGALAQPVADALSEHYDVLALGLPDGEQAKTASVANDCWEALGAAGFTRSDAVVTLGGGATTDLGGFVAASWLRGVRVVHVPTTVLAMVDAAVGGKTGINTGAGKNLVGAFHEPAGVLCDLALLETLPRDELVAGLGEVVKCGFIADPEILAIVESTEPEALTPRSPELRELVERAIRVKIDVVVDDLKETGGQDGTPGREVLNYGHTMAHAIERATDYRVRHGEAVAIGCVFVAELTRLAQGLEDALVERHASAFSRVGLPVGFAGATFDELREAMAVDKKTRGSQLRFLVLEELAVPRVLAGPSEEHLKAAYEAMVARA